In Sebaldella sp. S0638, one genomic interval encodes:
- a CDS encoding molybdenum cofactor biosynthesis protein B, whose translation MYTVGIITSSDKGYKGEREDESGKLIKEITERYNMKVERYVILPDEKEELMKEMINMADNLKLNLVLTTGGTGFSKRDVTPEATKAVIEREASGVAEAARYYSLSITKRAMLSRAVCGIRGETVIFNLPGSKKAVKEELEYILDSLIHGIDILLGSASECGGK comes from the coding sequence CAGTGACAAGGGATATAAAGGGGAACGGGAAGATGAAAGCGGGAAGCTTATAAAAGAGATAACAGAAAGATATAATATGAAAGTAGAGCGTTATGTAATACTTCCCGATGAAAAGGAAGAGCTTATGAAAGAAATGATAAATATGGCAGATAATCTGAAATTAAATCTGGTTTTGACTACAGGAGGAACTGGTTTCAGCAAAAGAGACGTAACTCCTGAAGCTACTAAAGCCGTAATAGAAAGAGAGGCTTCCGGTGTAGCAGAAGCGGCACGATATTACAGTCTTTCAATTACCAAAAGGGCCATGCTTTCAAGGGCAGTGTGCGGAATAAGAGGGGAAACCGTGATATTCAATCTGCCGGGGAGCAAAAAAGCAGTAAAAGAAGAACTGGAATATATATTAGACAGTCTGATTCACGGGATAGACATTCTTTTAGGCAGTGCATCAGAGTGCGGCGGAAAGTAA